The following are from one region of the Heliangelus exortis chromosome 29, bHelExo1.hap1, whole genome shotgun sequence genome:
- the LOC139788563 gene encoding keratin, type I cytoskeletal 13-like produces the protein MSCGTKSSSSTTRISSGGGGGGGGGGGGSSCGIRRSGGYSSMSSRKYTSSGGSGGFSGRSFGGGISRSSYGGGFSSGSCGRISRGSYGGRMSGGSYGGGMSGGSYGGGMSCGSMGGGFSSGGGGFGGMGGGYGCGMGGGGFGSGGYSGGGFSGFGSSGGFGGGSFSGGGYGGGSFGGSGFGEDGGLLSTNEKLTMQNLNDRLASYLDKVRHLEEENSQLEHLIREWYKNQGPTGTKDYSQYYRTIEELQNQIVGANVDLNKILLDIDNTRMTVDDFRLKYETEYTLHQSVASDINGLRPLLDQLTLARSDLETQFESLKEELIYLRKNHEEEMKGLQTQSGGDVSVEVNATPGINLMEKINEMRCEYERLIENNRKEVESWYETKMEEVNQQVHSSGQEIQSSNQQISELRREYQSLEIELQSQISMIDSLQSNLEDTERRYGLQLQQIQAMINPLEEELASIRCEMEGQNQEYKMLLGIKTRLEQEIAQYRALLEEGQQDLVMPSGGMGGGMGGGMGGGRIGGGGHSGGGRGGGGGGMSCGFGGVSISSGGGGSGMGGGMGGGGIGGGMGGGMGGGSSGGGMGGGSGGGCSSIGGGGGGRTSGGISSSHSYSSSSQSQSCRSGGESQGYGRKSFD, from the exons ATGAGCTGTGGCACTAAGTCTTCATCTAGTACCACTAGAAtcagcagtggtggtggtggtggtggcggtGGTGGTGGAGGGGGTAGCAGCTGTGGAATACGGAGGTCTGGTGGATACTCCTCAATGTCCAGTAGAAAATACACCTCTTCTGGAGGAAGTGGAGGCTTTTCTGGCAGGAGCTTTGGTGGTGGCATTTCCAGGAGCAGCTATGGAGGGGGCTTTAGCAGTGGCAGCTGTGGCAGGATTAGCCGTGGTAGCTACGGAGGCAGAATGAGTGGTGGGAGTTATGGAGGAGGAATGAGTGGTGGGAGTTATGGAGGAGGAATGAGCTGTGGAAGTATGGGAGGGGGATTTTCATCAGGTGGAGGTGGTTTTGGAGGAATGGGAGGGGGTTATGGATGCGGCATGGGTGGAGGTGGTTTTGGCAGTGGTGGATACAGTGGAGGTGGATTTAGTGGCTTTGGGAGTAGCGGTGGCTTTGGTGGTGGCAGCTTTAGTGGTGGTGGATATGGTGGAGGTAGTTTTGGTGGATCAGGGTTTGGTGAAGATGGTGGCTTGCTCTCCACAAATGAAAAGCTGACCATGCAGAACCTTAATGATCGCCTGGCTTCTTACTTGGATAAAGTACGACACTTGGAGGAGGAAAATTCTCAACTTGAGCACCTTATCAGGGAGTGGTACAAAAACCAAGGACCCACTGGTACCAAGGACTACAGCCAATATTACAGAACGATTGAAGAGCTGCAAAACCAG ATTGTTGGTGCAAATGTGGACCTTAACAAGATCCTTCTTGACATTGACAACACCAGGATGACTGTGGATGACTTCAGACTGAA GTATGAAACTGAATACACTCTCCACCAGAGTGTGGCAAGTGATATTAATGGATTACGTCCACTTCTGGATCAACTGACTCTAGCCAGATCTGACTTGGAGACACAGTTTGAATCCCTTAAAGAGGAACTGATCTATCTCAGGAAGAACCATGAAGAG gaaatgaaAGGACTGCAAACACAATCTGGTGGTGACGTCAGTGTGGAGGTCAATGCTACCCCTGGTATTAAtttgatggaaaaaataaatgaaatgcgTTGTGAATATGAGCGGCTCATTGAGAACAACCGGAAGGAGGTGGAAAGCTGGTATGAAACCAAG ATGGAAGAAGTTAATCAACAAGTCCACTCAAGTGGCCAGGAAATACAATCAAGCAACCAACAAATCTCTGAGCTGAGACGTGAATATCAAAGCCTGGAAATCGAGCTGCAGTCCCAAATCAGCATG ATCGACTCTTTGCAATCCAACCTGGAAGACACGGAACGCCGCTACggtttgcagctgcagcagatcCAGGCCATGATCAACCCCCTGGAGGAGGAGCTGGCCAGCATCCGCTGTGAGATGGAGGGTCAGAACCAGGAGTACAAGATGCTCCTGGGCATCAAGACCCGTCTGGAGCAGGAGATTGCTCAGTACCGGGCTCTGCTGGAGGAAGGGCAGCAAGACCTTGT AATGCCATCGGGAGGCATGGGAGGAGGCATGGGAGGAGGCATGGGAGGTGGTAGAATAGGAGGTGGTGGCCAttctggaggaggaagaggaggaggaggaggtggcatgAGCTGTGGATTCGGAGGCGTCAGCATTTCCTCCGGTGGTGGCGGCAGCGGGATGGGAGGAGgaatgggaggaggaggaataggaggaggaatgggaggaggaatgggaggaggaagcagcGGAGGAGGAATGGGAGGGGGAAGTGGTGGTGGATGCAGTAGCattggaggaggaggaggaggaaggactTCAGGAGGCATCAGCAGTTCCCACTCCTACTCTTCGTCTTCCCAGTCTCAGTCCTGCAGGAGCGGTGGTGAAAGCCAAG GGTATGGGAGAAAATCTTTTGACTAA
- the LOC139788580 gene encoding keratin, type I cytoskeletal 16-like: MSCSIKRTSSTSYRSGGGGGGSGRSSSASCRRYASSVAGGGSYGGGACGIGYGGGMSSVSLAGGFGGLFAGGLCAGGDGLLNGNEKVTMQNLNDRLAAYLDKVRMLEEENTQLEQSIREWYRKQAPTDSKDYSSYYQTIEQLQNQIISATVDNNRLLLDIDNSKMTADDFRMKYENELVIRQTVEADINGLRNLLDDLTLVRSSLESELETLKDELIALKRNHEEELRQLQSQTGGDVSVEVNAAPGVDLTKILNDLRSEYEQIIEKNRREVEQWYEVKIEEVNRQVTTSSQDMETSSHQLTELKREMQNLEIELQTQLSTKSSLEDSMAETDSRYGCLLQQIQGQINAVEEELASIRCEMEGQNQEYQMLLGIKTRLEQEIAQYRALLQEGQQDLAASQAAFQGGKSSHAYSSAS; the protein is encoded by the exons ATGAGCTGCAGCATCAAGAGAACATCTAGTACCTCTTACaggagtggtggtggtggtggtggcagtggcaggagttcctctgcctcctgcaggaGATATGCCTCCTCTGTGGCAGGTGGTGGCAGCTATGGCGGGGGAGCTTGTGGCATTGGCTACGGAGGGGGCATGAGCTCTGTCAGTCTCGCTGGGGGCTTTGGGGGTCTCTTTGCAGGAGGCTTATGTGCTGGGGGGGATGGCCTTCTGAATGGCAATGAGAAGGTCACCATGCAGAACCTCAACGACCGCCTGGCTGCTTACCTGGACAAAGTGCGGAtgctggaggaagaaaacactcagctggagcagagcatccGGGAGTGGTACCGCAAACAGGCACCCACTGACTCCAAGGACTACAGCTCCTACTACCAGACCATCGAACAGCTCCAGAACCAG ATAATTTCTGCCACAGTGGACAACAACAGGTTGCTCCTGGACATCGATAACAGCAAGATGACTGCTGATGACTTCCGAATGAA GTATGAGAACGAGCTGGTCATCCGTCAGACTGTGGAGGCTGACATTAATGGCTTGAGAAATCTCCTGGATGACTTAACTCTAGTTAGATCTTCACTGGAATCAGAGCTGGAGACCTTGAAGGATGAGCTGATTGCTCTGAAGAGAAACCATGAGGAG GAACTCAGACAGCTGCAGTCTCAAACTGGTGGTGATGTGAGCGTGGAGGTCAATGCTGCCCCTGGAGTAGATTTGACAAAGATACTGAACGACCTGAGAAGTGAATATGAGCAGATCATTGAGAAGAACCGCAGAGAGGTTGAGCAGTGGTATGAAGTCAAG ATTGAAGAAGTCAATCGCCAGGTCACCACGAGCAGCCAGGACATGGAGACGAGCAGCCACCAGCTCACTGAACTGAAACGTGAAATGCAGAACCTGGAGATCGAGCTGCAGACACAGCTCAGCACG AAATCCTCTCTGGAGGATTCCATGGCAGAAACGGATTCCCGCTATGGCTGCCTGCTGCAACAAATCCAAGGGCAGATTAATGCTGTGGAGGAGGAGCTGGCCAGCATCCGCTGTGAGATGGAGGGTCAGAACCAGGAGTACCAGATGCTCCTGGGCATCAAGACCCGTCTGGAGCAGGAGATTGCTCAGTACcgggctctgctgcaggagggacagCAAGACCTTGC TGCCTCTCAAGCAGCTTTCCAGGGTGGAAAATCCTCCCATGCATACTCCTCTGCTTCCTAA